In Candidatus Bathyarchaeia archaeon, the following are encoded in one genomic region:
- a CDS encoding Nre family DNA repair protein, whose protein sequence is MNSSYWQADKRSPNVWLLDILKGSNLGADVKCGEDFLVTKASRSGLCVACKGSRFLCGKARCPIIVRANYFLKSIPLMQSEDIAGASPPSVFVGRIGYPYVYAGPLVPPIEEDTSIYDLPEFWLGKTIDEIVSFRSMLIRGKHRVQVRKFEEAGKIIDKTRELALAVKPVDVELILTKKPRGFLFLDDDVQPFGPSAPIRDLLVGNARWDHQIEKAYSDTDLKATNAVLELYDKGVLVTKIQRAFSVGAFGLKQNRRLVPTRWSITAVDSILSKDLMEKVKTFPEISEYRVYESRYLDNLFEVLMIPNAWSYEAIEAWYPGTVWNPNGKNVVMFGDWEGHEGRTTYAEIGGCYYAARLAVCELLVKERRQATVIVLREAHPGYIMPVGVWQVRENVRNAMRQKPFMFNTLNEALKFIAGKFQIPIQQWIMRSELLKNALFQKRITDFFGKQHTA, encoded by the coding sequence TTGAACAGTTCTTATTGGCAGGCAGACAAGCGTTCACCGAACGTTTGGTTACTTGATATTTTAAAGGGTTCCAATCTTGGCGCTGATGTGAAATGTGGTGAAGATTTTTTAGTTACAAAAGCGTCCAGAAGCGGCTTGTGTGTGGCTTGTAAAGGCTCCAGATTTCTATGCGGCAAGGCTCGCTGCCCAATAATCGTTAGAGCTAACTATTTTCTGAAGAGCATTCCATTAATGCAAAGCGAAGACATTGCTGGAGCTTCGCCTCCAAGCGTTTTTGTTGGAAGAATCGGCTATCCATACGTTTATGCTGGACCCTTAGTGCCGCCGATTGAAGAGGACACGAGCATTTATGACCTGCCAGAATTTTGGCTTGGAAAAACCATCGACGAGATTGTCAGTTTTCGTTCAATGCTCATTCGCGGAAAACACCGCGTACAAGTACGAAAATTCGAAGAAGCAGGAAAAATAATCGACAAAACTCGCGAATTAGCCTTAGCAGTTAAGCCCGTTGATGTAGAATTAATATTGACTAAGAAGCCCAGAGGCTTTCTGTTCCTAGACGACGATGTGCAACCGTTTGGGCCGTCAGCGCCAATACGCGACTTGCTTGTTGGCAACGCCAGATGGGACCATCAAATAGAAAAGGCATACAGCGACACCGACTTAAAAGCTACAAACGCGGTTTTGGAGCTTTACGACAAAGGCGTTTTAGTCACTAAAATTCAGAGAGCCTTCAGCGTCGGCGCTTTCGGCTTGAAACAAAACAGGCGACTTGTGCCCACTCGATGGAGCATAACCGCCGTTGATAGCATACTCTCAAAAGACTTGATGGAAAAGGTGAAAACTTTCCCTGAAATAAGCGAATATCGCGTTTACGAGTCTCGTTATCTGGATAACCTTTTTGAAGTTTTAATGATTCCGAATGCATGGAGTTACGAAGCAATAGAAGCATGGTATCCCGGCACAGTTTGGAACCCTAATGGCAAAAATGTTGTCATGTTCGGAGACTGGGAAGGCCATGAGGGAAGAACAACCTACGCAGAAATAGGCGGATGCTACTACGCTGCAAGACTTGCCGTTTGCGAACTGCTTGTGAAGGAAAGAAGACAAGCAACAGTCATTGTTTTAAGAGAAGCGCACCCAGGCTACATAATGCCAGTGGGCGTGTGGCAAGTGAGAGAAAACGTGAGAAACGCCATGCGCCAAAAACCTTTCATGTTCAACACTTTAAACGAAGCCTTAAAGTTCATCGCTGGCAAATTCCAAATTCCCATACAACAATGGATAATGCGAAGCGAACTATTAAAAAACGCACTTTTCCAGAAAAGAATTACAGACTTCTTTGGAAAGCAACATACAGCATAA
- a CDS encoding YkgJ family cysteine cluster protein, producing MHCSHCGICCKKTEMMLSNADIERLERVGYNKQKFVRYDKHGLAKLKNRREFCVFYDAQKRRCKIYKHRPLGCRIYPVIYSEQEGIVVDDLCPMKNTVSEIELKRKGRKVIELLQKIDNEAASHRNT from the coding sequence ATGCATTGTTCGCATTGCGGAATATGTTGTAAAAAAACTGAAATGATGCTTTCTAATGCGGATATTGAACGTTTAGAAAGAGTGGGCTATAACAAGCAGAAATTTGTGCGTTATGACAAGCATGGTCTTGCTAAACTAAAAAATCGCCGAGAGTTCTGTGTTTTCTATGACGCCCAAAAACGCCGCTGCAAAATTTATAAACATAGACCATTAGGATGCCGAATTTATCCAGTAATCTACAGCGAACAAGAAGGAATAGTGGTGGATGACCTTTGTCCAATGAAAAACACAGTCTCGGAAATAGAACTCAAAAGAAAAGGACGAAAAGTAATAGAGCTTCTGCAAAAAATAGACAACGAAGCAGCTTCTCACAGAAATACTTGA
- a CDS encoding TRAM domain-containing protein — protein MSYKFRSSGSRYNLKKPVELNKEYEAEIQDMSRRGDGIAKIEGFIIFVPNAKQGEHVKFKITNVGNRFAIGELVQA, from the coding sequence ATGTCGTACAAATTTAGAAGTAGTGGATCAAGGTACAACTTGAAAAAACCTGTTGAACTTAACAAAGAATACGAGGCTGAAATTCAGGATATGAGTAGAAGAGGCGACGGAATCGCAAAGATTGAAGGCTTTATAATATTTGTGCCAAACGCTAAACAAGGAGAACACGTGAAGTTCAAAATAACCAACGTTGGAAATAGGTTCGCTATCGGAGAACTAGTGCAAGCCTAA
- the eif1A gene encoding translation initiation factor eIF-1A: MGKRKVINEEELENMLLPSANDVLGIAIKMLGFDRILVKCQDGKERLCRVRGKLKRRVWIREGDIVLVSPWDFQSDKRGDIFWRYRKNQTDMLRQKGYLTM; the protein is encoded by the coding sequence TTGGGTAAAAGAAAAGTCATCAACGAAGAAGAACTTGAAAATATGTTGTTGCCTAGTGCAAATGACGTGCTGGGCATAGCTATTAAAATGCTTGGTTTTGACAGAATCTTGGTGAAGTGCCAAGATGGTAAAGAACGATTATGCAGAGTTCGGGGCAAATTGAAAAGGCGAGTGTGGATTAGAGAGGGAGACATAGTTTTAGTTTCTCCTTGGGATTTCCAGTCAGACAAAAGAGGCGACATATTCTGGCGGTATAGGAAAAACCAGACTGACATGTTGAGGCAAAAGGGCTACCTTACAATGTAA
- a CDS encoding CBS domain-containing protein: MKKLTMADVKVSRVMTKNLITALLGSMVEEAVKKMVDFDVECLPIVDSEGNLHGLLTFRDIVTKVVYSQADVRKLKVEDIMTRDLVTCNLDYTVLDVVKIMKNKHLRRIPVVNAKNKLVGLITDFDLALFGWDFK, encoded by the coding sequence ATGAAAAAGTTGACCATGGCTGATGTGAAAGTTAGTAGGGTTATGACTAAAAATCTGATTACCGCCTTGCTTGGTAGCATGGTAGAGGAAGCTGTGAAGAAGATGGTTGACTTTGATGTTGAATGCCTTCCTATCGTTGATTCGGAGGGGAACTTGCATGGTTTGCTTACCTTTAGAGATATCGTGACGAAGGTTGTTTATTCACAAGCTGATGTCAGAAAACTCAAAGTCGAAGACATAATGACTAGGGATTTGGTGACTTGCAATCTTGACTACACAGTTCTTGACGTTGTAAAAATAATGAAGAATAAACATCTTAGGCGTATTCCGGTCGTAAACGCCAAAAATAAACTCGTGGGATTGATCACTGATTTTGATTTGGCATTGTTTGGATGGGATTTCAAATAA
- a CDS encoding DUF2798 domain-containing protein: MKINKKYSTVLFGVFMSLGMSCMQSLVLSMINLRGFYVDKWLVAFAIGFIVSLPTSLAIIPIVRRIVDKLTKE, encoded by the coding sequence TTGAAAATAAACAAGAAGTACTCTACGGTTCTGTTTGGAGTTTTCATGTCTTTAGGCATGTCTTGCATGCAGTCATTGGTTCTCAGCATGATAAATTTGAGGGGATTCTACGTGGATAAGTGGCTTGTAGCGTTTGCAATAGGCTTCATTGTAAGTCTTCCAACATCACTAGCCATAATTCCAATCGTTAGAAGAATCGTTGACAAGTTGACAAAAGAATAA
- a CDS encoding methyltransferase — translation MPQKHDGLNHYFAAQPRSKLKLGKIHVCLRGVSFEFLTASGVFSKKRVDLGTKLLVESMLLPEKGSVLDVGCGYGAVGVAAATFNPSLRVVMVDVNERAVWLAKQNIEINRVGNAEVRCGNLYEPVGDLTFDCILSNPPVSAGMSTVKAIITEAPAHMTSKALFQMVVRSKIGGKRLQSFFEEAFGNFTILARESGYRVLMAEKR, via the coding sequence ATGCCACAGAAACATGATGGCTTAAACCACTATTTTGCTGCTCAACCAAGGTCTAAGCTGAAGCTTGGAAAAATCCACGTTTGTCTTCGTGGTGTTTCATTTGAATTTTTGACGGCTTCGGGCGTGTTTTCCAAGAAGCGTGTGGATTTGGGTACTAAGCTTTTGGTTGAGTCTATGCTTCTTCCTGAGAAGGGTAGTGTTTTAGATGTTGGATGCGGATATGGCGCTGTTGGAGTTGCTGCTGCCACTTTTAATCCGAGTTTGCGTGTTGTGATGGTTGACGTGAATGAACGTGCGGTTTGGCTTGCGAAGCAGAACATTGAAATTAACCGTGTTGGCAATGCTGAAGTTAGGTGTGGAAATTTATACGAGCCTGTTGGAGATTTGACTTTTGACTGTATTCTTTCTAATCCTCCTGTGAGTGCTGGAATGAGCACGGTTAAAGCAATAATTACTGAAGCGCCAGCGCACATGACTAGCAAAGCTCTTTTTCAAATGGTTGTGAGATCTAAAATTGGAGGAAAAAGACTGCAATCTTTTTTTGAAGAAGCTTTTGGAAATTTCACAATTTTGGCGCGGGAAAGTGGCTATCGAGTGTTGATGGCGGAAAAGCGCTAA
- a CDS encoding 50S ribosomal protein L14e: MPAIEVGRLCVKLLGREAGRKCVIVDIIDKSFVLVTGPKTVSGVRRRRTNVNHIEPLMDKIDIKRGASDEEVTEALKAAGKLEEMAKIVKPALA; the protein is encoded by the coding sequence TTGCCAGCAATAGAAGTTGGTAGACTCTGTGTGAAACTGCTTGGTCGAGAGGCTGGAAGAAAATGCGTAATAGTTGACATAATAGACAAGAGTTTCGTTTTAGTAACTGGTCCAAAAACTGTTTCAGGCGTGAGGAGACGTAGAACAAATGTTAACCACATTGAGCCACTAATGGATAAGATAGACATTAAACGAGGCGCGTCGGACGAAGAAGTAACAGAAGCGTTAAAGGCTGCTGGTAAACTCGAAGAAATGGCTAAAATAGTTAAGCCAGCACTGGCTTAG